The stretch of DNA AGGACCACCACGCCGTGGGCGTCCTCCGGCGGGCCGGCTACGACGTGGACCCGCTGGACTCCGGGTGCTGTGGGATGGCCGGCAGCTTCGGCTACGAGGCCGAACACTACTCGATGAGCAAGGCCATCGCAAAGATCCTCTACGATCAGGTCGACGCCAGCGACGGCGACGAGGTGGTCGCGCCCGGGGCCTCCTGCCGGACGCAACTGTCCGACCGACCGCTCACCGACGACCCGCCCCATCCGGTGACCAAACTCGCAGACGCCGTCGGGACGTAGGGGGTCTTCTCCCCCGCATTCACAGCGCTTTTATGCTGTCCTCGGGACTATCAGCTATATGTTCCGCGGGGCGTCCGTCGTCGTCGCCGCTCTACTGGTCTGTAGCCTCGCGAGCGGGCCAGCGGTCGGCGACGCGGCGACGGGCAGCCTCCAGACGCCGGACCGGTTCGACTCGACGACGTTTCAGGTGACCGTCTACGAGAACGGGTCGGCCCGGTGGGCCATCGTCCACGAGACGCCGCTGACCAACGAGAGCCAGCGTGAGAACTTCGAGGCGTACGCCAGCGAGTTCGAGCGGAACCGGACGGACCTGTACGCGAGCTTCGTGCGCAACGCCGGCGCGCTCACCAGGTTCGGGACCAACGCGACGGACCGGGAGATGAACGCGACTGACTTCCGGCGGTCGGCGTCGGTCCGTGCGCGGCCCGGTGGGAGTATCGGACAGGTACGGATGTCGTTCCGCTGGACGAACTTCGCACGCGTCGACGGCGACAGGGTCGTCGTCGCCGACGTGTTCGAGGGCGGGTTCTACGTCGGTCCCGACCAGGCGCTCGTCGTCGAGCGCGGCCCCGGCCTCGCGTTCGCACAGGTGTTGCCGCAGCCGGACTCACAGAGCAACCCCGACGCCCTGGCCGGCAGCGAGAGCGTGACCTGGAACGGGGAGCGATCGTTCGTGGACCAGCGGCCATACGTCGAACTCCGGCCCCGGTCGGCGGTCGAGACGCAGTCGGGAGGTGACGGGGAGGCCGGCCAGCAGAGCGACGGGACGAGCGCCGAGCCGACCCCCGGGGAGTCCGGCGACGGCTCGGCGTGGCCGCTGATGGCCGCCGCGCTGCTGATCGCGCTCGGCGTCGTCGCCGCCGCGGCCTGGCGCTCCAGCGGTGCGCCGTCGCTGTCCGGGTTACTCGGGAGCGACGACGGGGCAACGGCGGCCACGGACGGGACTGCCGAGCCGGCCTCGGAGGCCGGAGCCGAGCAGGCGACCGACGAGCCCGCGGTCCCCGACGAAGAGCTGCTGAGCGACAGCGACCGCGTGCTGTCGCTGCTCGAAGAGAACGGGGGACGGATGAAACAGGTCGACATCGTCGAGCGCACCGACTGGTCGAAGTCCAAGGTCAGTATGCTCCTGTCGGACATGGAGGACGACGGCGAGATCAGCAAGCTGCGAGTCGGCCGCGAGAACATCATCAGCATCGCCGGCGAGGAGCCGGACGCCGCCGGCTCGCCCTTCGACGAGGAGTGAGAAACCCACCCAGGGCGGCCCCGAAACACAATCATTATACGTTCCAGCGCCGTCCGAACAAGTGGACGCTCCGTTGGTGTAGTCCGGCCAATCATATCACCCTCTCACGGTGATGACCAGGGTTCGAATCCCTGACGGAGCACTCTTTCGGTCGGAACGTGTCGAGCGACAGCGAGACCGTTCGACGCCGATGCGACGAGGGGATTCGAATCACGGCGGGCCGAGGGGAGCGAGGTCTGGCATCGGGTTCGAATCCCTGACGGAGCACTCTTTCGGTCGGAACGTGTCGAGCGACACGCCCGGGGCTTCTTT from Haloarcula litorea encodes:
- a CDS encoding helix-turn-helix transcriptional regulator; the protein is MFRGASVVVAALLVCSLASGPAVGDAATGSLQTPDRFDSTTFQVTVYENGSARWAIVHETPLTNESQRENFEAYASEFERNRTDLYASFVRNAGALTRFGTNATDREMNATDFRRSASVRARPGGSIGQVRMSFRWTNFARVDGDRVVVADVFEGGFYVGPDQALVVERGPGLAFAQVLPQPDSQSNPDALAGSESVTWNGERSFVDQRPYVELRPRSAVETQSGGDGEAGQQSDGTSAEPTPGESGDGSAWPLMAAALLIALGVVAAAAWRSSGAPSLSGLLGSDDGATAATDGTAEPASEAGAEQATDEPAVPDEELLSDSDRVLSLLEENGGRMKQVDIVERTDWSKSKVSMLLSDMEDDGEISKLRVGRENIISIAGEEPDAAGSPFDEE